The genomic window CACAGCGTTCGATCTGACGAGCATGTTTCTGTCTCTGGTTGCCTCTATGAGACGATCTGTGGGCCACGATTCATCGGGCAGGACCTCGGGGACCTCGGGCTCATCGCCCTGATTTTTATCGGGGTTCATCTCCATGCTAAGATATGCAGCTATCCGGATACTTCAGCCTTTCCCAGCTCGAAAGCCCTCACGTTGGCATCGATGTACTTCCCCGGAACAGAGTCCCTGAGCGCATCCAGGAGCAGAGCCTCCTCGATCGGCATGAATCTGGACATGGCTCCAAGCATCACGATGTTCGCTGTCTGTGGATTTCCAGCCCTCTCTGCGATCTCTGTTGCATTTATGGCTATCACCCGTGCGACGCTTCTCAGAGGAGCGAGTATCTCCTCGATATCCGGGTACCTGAACTGTCCTGTGGTGACGGTGGTGGGAAGCACGGGCTTTGTGTTCACCAGAGCGACACCGCCTCTGGAAAGGTACCTGCCGTATCTGAGGGCTTCAGCCGGCTCCAGAGCCAGGAGGATATCTGCGCCGCCCTCGGGGACCATCGGGCCGTAGACACATCCTAGACGTGTGTGGTTTATGACGCTCCCGCCGCGCTGTGCCATTCCGTGTGTCTCTGCAGCCCTCACAGGAATGCCCGCCCTGAGCGCCGCCCTGCCTATGATCTCCGAGATGAGGATCACGCCCTGTCCACCAACACCAACTATCACCATATCGCACTTCGATGTCCTCATTTCACCACCTCTATCGCGCCCTTCGGGCAGATCTGCGCACAGACCCCACATCCGGTGCAGAGCTGATTGATGAACGCTTTCTCATCGAACTCTATAGCTGGACAGTTAAACTCGACACACTGTCTGCATCCCACACACTTATCTGTGACCCGGTAGCGTCTGAATCTCTCACCCTTTCTTCTGAGCAGTATTCTGCATGGTGCTTTCGATATGACCACGGAGAGCCCTGAAAAATCTCTTGCACGCGTGAAGGCATCAACGCTCTCCTCCAGGTTGTATGGATCGACGCATTCAACATGGCCAGCTCCGAGAGCCCTCGCGATCCCCTCCAGGGATATGCGCACCGTATCCTCGCCTGTCGCGGTCACCCCTGTGCCGGGATGTGGCTGATGACCGGTCATCGCTGTCGTCGAGTTGTCGAGTATCGCCACCGTCATCCTGGATTTGTTGTAGGCCGCGTTCAGCAGCCCTGTCATTCCCGCATGCAGGAATGTCGAGTCGCCTATGCAGCAGCATATCGGTCGCTCGTCGCCGCCGAACCGGATGCCTGAGCCGATTGTGATGCTTGCGCCCATGCACAGGCACGTGTCCACAGTGCCCATCGAGATCCCGATGGTGTAGCATCCGATGTCGTTGGTGTATATCGCGTCCTTTCCGAACGCCTTTCGCATGGCGTAATACGCAGCTCTGTGCCCACATCCCGGGCAGAGCGATGGCGGCCTAGGCGGGACGATCCCGGTGCCGGGGAGATCCTTCGGCACGATAGCGCTCATGCCAAGCATCCTCGCGATCGCATTTCTCACTGTGAGGAGATCCAGCTCGCCAGCTCTGGGGATATCACCGCTACTCTTCCCCAGGATCTCCAGCTCCGGATTGCAGCGCCTCGCGACGATCTCGACCATCTCCTCGACCACGGGCTCGAGCTCCTCGACCACCATGACTTTAGATGTGTTTTTCACGATCTCCTCGATCATGCGCGATGGGGCTGGATATGTACCTATCCGGAGAAGAGAGAGATCTGCGCCAAGGTTTGCCAGAGCCTCCTCTGCGTAGAGCCCTGCTATGCCTGAGGCTATCACACCCACATCTCCTTTCAGGACGAGCCTGTTCCATGGCGCGGATTCGAGCTCTCTCTCGATATCTCTCTGCTTATCGATCAGCGCCCTGTGGAGCGGCCTCGCATTTACAGGCAGGGAGACACGCCGCGCAGGATCCTTTCTGAATCCGCGACCCCTTCTCCTCCCCTCAGGTATCTCGCCCGTCTCAACATCAGATCTCGCGTGCGAGACGCGTGTCGTGGGGCGGAGCAGCACAGGCACGCTGAAACGCTCTGAGAGGTCGAAGGCGTAGATCGTCATATCCTTCGCCTCCTGCGGGTCCGCGGGATCGAGGCAGGGGACAGATGCGAACTGGGCGTACCGCCTTGTATCCTGCTCGTTCTGAGACGAGTGGCAGTACGGATCGTCCGCAGAGACTATGACAAGACCCGCATCGACCCCGAGATACGCCAGCGTCATGAATGGGTCAGCTGCAACATTCA from Methanothrix sp. includes these protein-coding regions:
- the iorB gene encoding indolepyruvate ferredoxin oxidoreductase subunit beta; amino-acid sequence: MRTSKCDMVIVGVGGQGVILISEIIGRAALRAGIPVRAAETHGMAQRGGSVINHTRLGCVYGPMVPEGGADILLALEPAEALRYGRYLSRGGVALVNTKPVLPTTVTTGQFRYPDIEEILAPLRSVARVIAINATEIAERAGNPQTANIVMLGAMSRFMPIEEALLLDALRDSVPGKYIDANVRAFELGKAEVSG
- the iorA gene encoding indolepyruvate ferredoxin oxidoreductase subunit alpha; translated protein: MREYLLGNVAIARGVLEAGAGLAAGYPGTPSSEIIDTLSGIASRYDIHVEWSVNEKAALEVAIGGSWAGTRSVATMKHVGLNVAADPFMTLAYLGVDAGLVIVSADDPYCHSSQNEQDTRRYAQFASVPCLDPADPQEAKDMTIYAFDLSERFSVPVLLRPTTRVSHARSDVETGEIPEGRRRGRGFRKDPARRVSLPVNARPLHRALIDKQRDIERELESAPWNRLVLKGDVGVIASGIAGLYAEEALANLGADLSLLRIGTYPAPSRMIEEIVKNTSKVMVVEELEPVVEEMVEIVARRCNPELEILGKSSGDIPRAGELDLLTVRNAIARMLGMSAIVPKDLPGTGIVPPRPPSLCPGCGHRAAYYAMRKAFGKDAIYTNDIGCYTIGISMGTVDTCLCMGASITIGSGIRFGGDERPICCCIGDSTFLHAGMTGLLNAAYNKSRMTVAILDNSTTAMTGHQPHPGTGVTATGEDTVRISLEGIARALGAGHVECVDPYNLEESVDAFTRARDFSGLSVVISKAPCRILLRRKGERFRRYRVTDKCVGCRQCVEFNCPAIEFDEKAFINQLCTGCGVCAQICPKGAIEVVK